TCTCTGTCTGTGATTGATGGAATGAAAAGTAAAAGGTTGACGACTTGGGGTCTGATTGGTTGGCTACCAAAATTTGTCGTGCCGAGGATTTGACAAGCCAAAAGTTAGGTAAAAAAATTATCAAAGATTTAGCAAGCTAAATGTGAgaagttgacaattttttttgtagccAACTAAATACCAGCCAAAATCATGGTTTGCTAAATCTTTAACATGACAAATTTTGGTAGCCAACCAATCCGGCTCTTGGAGCTACGGTACATACAAGTAAAACGTTCTCCATCTGACACCATCCCTCGCGGTTGGCTTTTCGCGCGCCATTCTGCGTCAGCTATAGCCTAGCCACAATACGTGTCGGCCAGCCGGTGCCGTGCAGGGGCAGGACGACTTGGTAAATGGTACGTAAGCACTGGAGCCGTAGCCTAGcacgccgacgccgacgacgcCCCATCCACAGACCACCACGGAACGGCACCCTCGCACGCACGGCAACTGCAACACCAGTCCAGCGCTGCAAGGTACAACGCCTTTATATTGCAGGAACGATCGCTACACCAACAGCCCGGTCCTTCTTGCAGCTAGATGCTGCTGAAATAAATTTGTTTCTCGTAAAAAAAAACTGCAACTGCACCTGCAGGTCTGCAGCTGCAGGCAGGCGCTGCCAAACCGCCGCCACCCAGGCCCCCATCAGATGCACGCTGCCGCCCGCGCCGTCTCGGCGTCTCCCACCACCAAAACCCCCGATCCACTTGCGCTTGCGCCTGCCGCGGATCCACCGCCGCGCCGCGGCTCGCCACCGATGCCATGTCCCGTCCCGTCCTTGTCAATGTCAACCGCGCACCCACCCCCCAGCACAGCTGCCACCACACGCCCATGCAGACACGCCAAACGCCCTGCGATATGTATAAAACGCACCACCACCTACCGGCACTGCTTGCACCGTTGCACCTGCCTATACCAAGTCGCCACCGCCCACCTAGGAACAGAGCCCTAGCGTAGTTGGTACGTGCTGCTAGCTGCTGGCGCGCGGCGCGGCATGCCGGGCAACAGCCTGGTGCGCCGGTGGCTCGTCTGCGTGCGCCCGGCGCGGCGCGACGCACGGCTGGTGGTGTGGGGCGGGGGCACGCGGGGCGCGGAACCGGGGCGGGCGGCGGGGgaggtgatggcggagcacgCGGGCCACGTGGTGTGCCGCGCGGACGGGTTCCGCGTCGGCCGCCCCGCGCCGGTGCTGGGCGTCGGGGACCGCCTCGAGCCCGGGCGCACGTACCTCGTCGTCCCCGTCGACCGCCTCCCctgcggcggtggcgacggggtCGTCACCGCGGCGTCGCTTGCGGTGCTCTCGTCGTCGTCGCACTCGCGCGGCAGCGGTGGGGGCAAGGCGGCGGCGCCGTCGCTGGCGCTAGCGGCAGGACGGAAGAGTCCGTTCGAGTACGCCAAGGACGGCGACGGACGCACCGTGATCAGGGTCGCGGAGGAGTTCATCGTCAAGGCCGTCGCaggtgacggcggcggcgacgactgcTGCGGGTCGGCCGCGCTTTGCAGCACGCCGGAGCTGAGGAAGCACTACGAGCAGCTGGTGGGCGCCACGAGGGGCCGGCCGTGGTCGCCGCGGCTGGACACCATCAAGGAGCGCAAAGGGCGGAGGCTTGCCGACGTCGTCAGCCCCGGGAGGCTGTCGCCGGCACGACTGCTGGGGATGGACAAGGGGCTCAGCATCAGCTAGCACCTAGCAGGCACAGCGGGAATTGATCCATCAATCGACAAGCCAGCGGCAAGGACCATCTCAGGCGATCTCCATCACAATCACTGGCCTTCATTCATAGCCTCCATGCTGCTGCTTCTTCTAGTTCTTTATTCGTCGTTGGACAAGTTGATTGGCAAATTTTGGAGTTGGATTATTGCACCTGATTTCTCAGCACACACGGGTTCTCTCGATAATAAGGGTTTGTACAGCCACATCTCAGTGTAACTAAGGTCCGgtttagttttcaaaaattttcaccccaaggtgtcatatcgaatcttgcggcacatacatggagtactaaatgtagacgaaaaaaactaattgcacagttctcggtaaaatcgcgagacgaatcttttaagtctaattagtccatgaaaagacttaagtgctacagtaacccacatgtgctaatgaccgattaattagtattattagattcgtctcgcagtttcttgatgggttctgtaatttgtttttttattaatatccaaaaacccctcccgacatccttccgacacatcaatgtgacacccaaaaattttcatttcgcgaactaaacacaccctaaacaCAGTATGATTGTTGTTGACTTGAACAACCCTTCTATATTGGATATCCTTCTATATTCAAATATTGGCTCTAGCCCTACCAGTTACACAGTTACACTCACTCCTACTGATGCAGCCATACAACAAGTGTAGATTAGCAGCTCTGGTTCAATTAAACTTATTTGGTTAAAAGGATATAGTTAAAATTGTTGAATCAATAGCTGTGTAACTATATAAACAGGGTTGTTTCAGCTAAGATACGAATCAAGCGATTTTTAAAAGCAACTCGTCATGTTTTTATTTTTATGAGAAGTGATTATACTCCAAGTAAATATACGTTTTTATGCAAGAAG
Above is a genomic segment from Miscanthus floridulus cultivar M001 chromosome 3, ASM1932011v1, whole genome shotgun sequence containing:
- the LOC136547401 gene encoding uncharacterized protein — its product is MPGNSLVRRWLVCVRPARRDARLVVWGGGTRGAEPGRAAGEVMAEHAGHVVCRADGFRVGRPAPVLGVGDRLEPGRTYLVVPVDRLPCGGGDGVVTAASLAVLSSSSHSRGSGGGKAAAPSLALAAGRKSPFEYAKDGDGRTVIRVAEEFIVKAVAGDGGGDDCCGSAALCSTPELRKHYEQLVGATRGRPWSPRLDTIKERKGRRLADVVSPGRLSPARLLGMDKGLSIS